In Acidobacteriota bacterium, a genomic segment contains:
- a CDS encoding tetratricopeptide repeat protein, which produces MRPRPGLLAAFLTLLLSLTACGSLGPQHLASAAAREAIAARGLDPDEVLVPFQLTEEMEQWAREAVPKNLPKAERSQRLLEALVQLEGLNLQYRSDFTGTAEEVFETRQANCLSFTHLFVAMARSLHLDAYFLFVQDIQSFFQEGDLVINASHVTAATGPQQDPQILEFTDRTDVEYRRFHHISDLRAVALFYSNRGAELLRKGQPGGALQWLETAVQLDPALADGWVNLGVVRRRLGDLEGAETAYQRALQEDAGTSAAYHNLAALYRHLGKEEMVEELLTLADESGNRNPFTYLRLGDINLRQGELDAAQRFYRRASQLDPELAEAYAALGQWALEVGREKAARRWLRQARRLDPEDRRVVSLGRQLETP; this is translated from the coding sequence TTGCGGCCGCGCCCCGGGCTTCTCGCCGCTTTCCTCACCCTCCTCCTCTCCCTCACCGCCTGCGGCAGTCTGGGGCCTCAACATCTCGCCAGCGCCGCCGCCCGGGAAGCCATCGCCGCCCGAGGCCTGGATCCCGATGAAGTGCTGGTGCCCTTCCAGCTGACCGAGGAAATGGAGCAGTGGGCGCGGGAGGCGGTGCCCAAGAATCTGCCCAAGGCCGAGCGCTCCCAACGACTGCTGGAGGCGCTGGTCCAGCTCGAAGGATTGAATCTGCAATACCGCAGTGACTTCACCGGCACCGCCGAAGAAGTCTTCGAGACCCGCCAGGCCAACTGTCTCTCCTTCACCCACCTCTTCGTGGCCATGGCCCGATCCCTTCACCTCGACGCCTATTTTCTCTTCGTCCAGGACATCCAATCCTTCTTCCAGGAAGGGGATCTGGTGATCAACGCCAGTCACGTCACCGCCGCCACCGGGCCGCAGCAGGATCCTCAAATCCTCGAGTTCACGGACCGCACCGACGTCGAATACCGCAGGTTCCACCACATCTCGGACCTGCGGGCTGTTGCCCTCTTCTACTCCAACCGTGGTGCCGAGCTGCTTCGGAAAGGGCAGCCCGGAGGCGCGCTGCAGTGGTTGGAGACGGCGGTCCAGCTGGATCCTGCCCTCGCCGACGGCTGGGTCAACCTCGGCGTCGTGCGCCGCCGGCTGGGCGATTTGGAGGGAGCGGAAACCGCCTATCAGCGGGCGCTGCAAGAAGATGCCGGCACCAGCGCCGCCTATCACAACCTGGCGGCGCTCTATCGCCACCTGGGCAAGGAAGAGATGGTGGAAGAGCTCCTCACCCTGGCTGACGAAAGCGGCAACCGCAATCCCTTCACCTACCTGCGCCTGGGGGATATCAATCTGCGCCAGGGAGAGCTGGACGCCGCCCAACGCTTTTACCGCCGCGCCTCCCAGCTGGATCCGGAGCTGGCGGAAGCCTACGCCGCCCTCGGGCAATGGGCGTTGGAGGTCGGCAGGGAGAAAGCGGCCCGCCGCTGGCTGCGACAGGCTCGTCGATTGGATCCGGAAGATCGGCGAGTGGTCAGTCTCGGGCGGCAGTTGGAGACGCCTTAG
- the epmA gene encoding EF-P lysine aminoacylase EpmA encodes MWRPTAGLEALRRRAEVLAEIRAFFAEAGVLEVETPLLGAATASDLHIQSIVATVGGRRGYLQTSPEYAMKRLLAAGSGPIYQISKAFRDGEQGRRHNPEFTLLEWYRPGWDHHRLMDEVAALLSRILSVPPAERQTYREAVREHAGVDPWTASAQELRRRAQELGLGEVSGLDADDRGGWLDLLLSLVVEPQLGRRRPTLLYDYPPDQAALARVRGQGEDAVAERFEAYVEGVELANGYHELLDPAEQRRRFERDLDRRAEAGLPPVPVDERLLAALEAGLPPCAGVALGVDRLVMLAAGASSLQEVLAFPADRA; translated from the coding sequence TTGTGGCGGCCCACCGCCGGCCTGGAAGCCCTGCGCCGGCGGGCCGAGGTCTTGGCCGAGATTCGGGCCTTCTTCGCCGAGGCGGGGGTGCTCGAAGTGGAGACCCCCCTGCTCGGCGCCGCCACCGCCTCCGATCTGCACATTCAAAGCATCGTCGCCACCGTCGGTGGCCGCCGGGGCTATCTGCAAACCTCCCCGGAATACGCCATGAAGCGGCTGCTGGCCGCCGGCAGCGGTCCCATCTACCAGATCTCCAAGGCCTTTCGCGACGGCGAGCAAGGCCGCCGTCACAATCCTGAATTCACTCTCCTCGAATGGTACCGGCCGGGGTGGGATCACCACCGGCTGATGGACGAGGTGGCGGCGCTGCTCAGCCGGATCCTCAGCGTGCCGCCGGCGGAGCGCCAAACCTACCGCGAGGCGGTGCGCGAGCATGCCGGGGTCGATCCCTGGACCGCCTCGGCGCAGGAGCTGCGGCGGCGAGCGCAGGAGCTGGGTCTCGGCGAGGTCTCCGGTCTCGACGCCGACGACCGCGGCGGCTGGCTCGACCTGCTCCTGAGCCTGGTGGTGGAGCCGCAGTTGGGGCGCCGCCGGCCGACCCTGCTCTACGACTATCCGCCGGATCAGGCGGCGCTGGCGCGGGTCCGGGGGCAGGGGGAGGACGCGGTGGCGGAACGGTTCGAGGCCTATGTCGAGGGCGTGGAGCTGGCCAACGGCTACCACGAGCTTCTCGACCCGGCGGAGCAGCGGCGGCGCTTCGAGCGCGATCTGGACCGCCGGGCCGAGGCGGGTCTACCCCCGGTGCCGGTGGACGAGCGCTTGCTGGCGGCGCTGGAGGCGGGGCTGCCCCCCTGCGCCGGGGTCGCCCTGGGAGTGGACCGATTGGTGATGCTCGCCGCCGGGGCGAGCTCGTTGCAGGAGGTGCTTGCGTTTCCGGCCGATCGGGCCTGA
- the efp gene encoding elongation factor P, which yields MAYSTNQLKSGLKVMLDGDPCTIIDTEFVKPGKGQAFVRVKLRNLSTGRVLEKTLKSGEGFDEADVMETDMQYLYTDGEFWHFMVPDTFVQHQANANAMGDTVNWIKEEDMCTVTLYNGHPLSVTAPNFVTLKVTQTDPGLKGDTSSGGSKPATLETGAVVRVPLFIQEEEVIKVDTRSGEYVSRAKE from the coding sequence ATGGCTTATAGCACCAACCAATTGAAGAGCGGCCTGAAGGTCATGCTCGACGGCGACCCCTGCACCATCATCGACACCGAGTTCGTCAAACCCGGCAAGGGGCAGGCCTTCGTCCGCGTCAAGCTGCGCAACCTCTCCACCGGCAGAGTGCTCGAGAAGACCCTCAAATCCGGTGAGGGCTTCGACGAAGCGGACGTGATGGAAACGGATATGCAGTACCTCTACACCGACGGGGAGTTCTGGCACTTCATGGTCCCCGACACGTTCGTCCAGCACCAGGCCAACGCCAATGCCATGGGCGACACGGTGAACTGGATCAAAGAAGAGGATATGTGCACCGTGACCCTCTACAACGGTCATCCCCTCTCCGTCACCGCCCCCAACTTCGTGACCCTCAAGGTGACCCAGACCGACCCCGGCCTCAAGGGCGACACCTCCTCCGGCGGCAGCAAGCCCGCGACTCTGGAGACCGGTGCCGTGGTGCGGGTACCGCTCTTCATCCAAGAAGAAGAGGTGATCAAAGTCGACACCCGCTCCGGCGAATACGTCTCCCGCGCCAAGGAGTAG
- the epmB gene encoding EF-P beta-lysylation protein EpmB, with product MIVRSTPAWQQALTQAISDPLELLELLQLSPAALGVPEDAAAARRQFPLRVPRGFAARMRPGDPADPLLRQVLPVDREAQPAPGFSTDPLAESESHPTPGLLHKYRGRALLVVTGACAVHCRYCFRRHFPYAESSGRGTWDQALEHLAADSSLVEVILSGGDPLSVSDGQLAELVQRLTAIPHLRRLRIHSRLPVVLPERIDHQLLEWLAGSRLRPVLVIHANHPREIDDAVVEALERLRRAGVTLLNQAVLLRGVNDDVAVLEELSEVLFAAGVLPYYLHLLDRVDGAAHFEVPEPEARRLAAGLTRRLPGYLVPRLVREVAGAEAKVPVDLQRELRGRETMISAPGATRARPADEKHRRPRFDV from the coding sequence ATGATAGTACGAAGCACTCCAGCCTGGCAGCAAGCGCTGACTCAGGCCATCTCCGATCCCCTCGAGCTCCTGGAGCTGCTGCAGCTCTCCCCCGCCGCTCTCGGCGTTCCCGAGGACGCGGCGGCGGCGCGGCGCCAGTTTCCCCTGCGAGTGCCTCGCGGATTCGCCGCCCGCATGCGCCCCGGCGACCCCGCCGACCCGCTGCTGCGCCAGGTCTTGCCGGTGGACCGGGAAGCGCAGCCGGCACCGGGATTCTCCACCGATCCGCTGGCGGAGAGCGAGTCCCACCCCACCCCGGGGCTGCTGCACAAATACCGCGGCCGGGCCTTGCTGGTGGTCACCGGCGCCTGCGCCGTCCACTGCCGCTACTGCTTCCGCCGCCACTTCCCCTACGCCGAGAGCAGCGGCCGCGGCACTTGGGACCAAGCGCTGGAGCATCTGGCGGCGGATTCGAGCCTGGTGGAGGTGATCCTCAGCGGCGGCGACCCCCTGTCGGTGAGCGACGGCCAGCTGGCGGAGCTGGTCCAGCGCCTCACCGCCATCCCCCATCTGCGCCGTCTGCGGATCCACAGCCGGCTGCCGGTGGTGCTGCCGGAGCGCATCGACCACCAGCTGCTGGAGTGGCTGGCGGGCTCGCGGCTACGGCCGGTGCTGGTGATCCACGCCAACCACCCGCGGGAGATCGACGATGCGGTGGTGGAAGCCTTGGAGAGGCTGCGCCGGGCGGGGGTCACGCTGCTCAACCAGGCGGTGCTGCTGCGCGGCGTCAACGACGATGTGGCGGTGCTGGAGGAGCTCAGCGAAGTGCTCTTCGCCGCCGGGGTGCTGCCCTACTATCTGCACCTGCTGGACCGGGTGGACGGCGCCGCTCACTTCGAAGTTCCGGAGCCCGAAGCCCGGCGCCTCGCCGCCGGCCTCACCCGCCGCTTGCCGGGCTACTTGGTGCCGCGATTGGTGCGAGAGGTCGCCGGTGCCGAAGCGAAGGTACCGGTGGACCTCCAGCGGGAATTGAGGGGGCGTGAAACAATGATCTCAGCGCCCGGCGCCACCCGCGCAAGGCCCGCGGATGAGAAGCATCGCAGACCGAGATTCGACGTTTGA